A stretch of DNA from Camelus ferus isolate YT-003-E chromosome 18, BCGSAC_Cfer_1.0, whole genome shotgun sequence:
ggacgtTGCAGCATTGAATGGAAGAGGCTTGTTCTGCCTGCGCCCCCTTTTTCTCCCAAGAGATTGAACATTTGAATGGACAATGGCCAGACCATACATGACAATAGAACTCTCGCCCATACCTGTGGAGCAACTGGCCCTGAATGGTCAGGATTTGGTCAATGATATGCCAGCTTTCCTTTGTTTATGTCCCTGCTTCCAACTCAGGACCGAGCAGAGGAAGTCACATATGCTCACAAAGCAATCACATAGGATGCCCACTTCTAGTTAGCCCGCCTCCAGCTTCCCCCTGCCAACAACATGAAGCCTTCCCAACACAAGACTCCTTGCTCTGGCAAGCTCTGAGTCAGGAGGCTCTGTGTGTTCTCCTTTGCGGGGTCTCCACTGATTCCTACACCCCGTTCCTGCTGGTGCAATGAGCCACTGTGAATCATGAGCTGTAGGATGGAAGGGACCTGATTCTCTGGTATTTTGTAATCTCTGTGCACCTGGGACTGTTAGGGAGGAACACgcttcacacagacacacacaggcgcacacacagacacacacacacacatacccccagAGGAGCCTTTTCAGTCTGATTGAATAATCAGATTTCATATATTTAAACAGTACTAATTTGGAACTTGTGCAAGTTTGCCCTGGGGCAGCCTGGGCGAAAGGGTGCATTTGCACTGGATTAAAAATCAGAGTTTGCTGAGCAGGCTCGTGTGTACACCAGATTTCACTCGTTTAAATTAGGATTTTTAAGATACTTCAGCATCTTTCATTTGCATGTGATGATTGATATGCTAATTACAAGAGACTCTGACCTATTCATTAATACTTAGAGGCCACTCAGTCTGGGAGGTCTGAGACCGCTTCTAATGCAAAGGTGTAGAGCTGCATGTGTGCACacaaaatttagaattttcaTCAATTCTGACTAGATTCTCCGTAATTGAGATAAACAAGcaaatttcactgatttttttcttgggtGTCTCTTCTGTGTCCCAGTGTAATTCTGTCTCCCTGTGGATGCAGCCTCAGCCACCACATGGTCCAGGATCACAGGACACAAATACTTTTGGATGGGGAATGTATAAGGGCAATTCATTAATGTCCACATACAGCTCCTCCTTCTTCTGGTCACCAAAGGTTCAGGGCGCAGTAGCAGCTCCCACTGACCCCTGTGTCCCTTCTCCACGCCCACGGGGGATGTACAGACTCTCAGAACTGGATTCTTAGTACCATGGGCTCAGTCATTTGGTCTCCTAAGATGCTTGCAGTGGGAAGATGGGCTAAGACACAGAGCTAATGTCTTAGGCTTTTGAAAGCCTTCTAAGTCAGACTCTTATTTACAGGAAACTTCCACAATGCCTGAAGGGCAGGCAGAGCCAAGTGGCTCCTTGGGCTTCAGCAAACTATTCCAGCCACCTGCGGGTACTATGAAGCTATCTAGAAAGTATTCCAGAAGTGTAGTTCGGTGGGACATTCCTGTCCGTGCCACCAGACCTCCAACATCCATCTACCCACTCACACATCCATCCATCAGACATTTGCTGTGTGCCTACTACATGTGAGCAAGATACAACCTTGACCCTCAAGGAGTTCACGGTCTATGGTCAAGACCAGTATTTACACAATAAATAACAATAACCTAGTGTGATAAAAGCTGGAACTGAGACACGTACAAACTATCAAGTGAACGAGCAAGCAGATAACTCAGCTTGGTTGGGAAGGCAGCACAAACATCAACTGAGCGACACTTGGGTGAAGTCTTATGAGAGCAGAGGTTTCCGCTAGTCGGGGGACATTCCAAACAAGGCAAGGAGACTTAAAGAGGACAAGAAAAGCAGCTCTGTGAGTCTTGCGCAGAGGTTGAGGGAGGAGAAGCAGATGATCCCCAAACTGTCACTGGGGTTGTCTTGGAAATGGTGCTGGAGGATTCAGAATTTATTCTGAGGCCACAGCATACACCCAAAGCAGGGCTGCGAACTCAAATGCCTACAGGGGTCAGATAGATGATATAAATCAGTGAGAGGGACCAGGTGGGGACTGGAAAACTGAAGAGTGCAAGACCCATTCAAAGGTGGCCACAAATTTTTGCCATGCTGGAGTGCAGTCTCGGCGGGATCAAGTTtccattacttttctttttaatcagctGGAAATCCATATTTTCATATGAACACTCCCAAGTTTTAAATGTTGGAAATTATTCCAAAACCTCATGCTGGCCAAGCAAAAACATATCTGATGTCCTATTAGCCTCTAGTTTGGATTTATTTCAGATGTGAAGCTTAAGCAGGGAGCTGACTCTGTCAGACTATGTTTCAGAAAGAGGATGTCCCAGCCTTTGCCAGCAAGAACCTAGTCCACCCCCTTGCTTTCACCCAGGCAGTCTTTGCACCCCCTCACTGCCCTCCCAGACCAGCCCCAAAGCCGCCCCACCAGGCCTGGAGGAGCTGGATGAATGAGCTGTGCTCCAGGCTTGACTTATAGAAAAGGCCCAGCCATAAGGACGTGAGAGAGCCGTATTTATTTCACACGGACAAGCACGATTTGGTCGCATGCTGAACATGAAAGCTCGCGTGAGGAAAAGTACCCGTAACAGCAGAATTATGTGCTTTTGTCCACAGGGGGCGGGAAGAGTCACAGAGTGGTTTTCAAAGACAGCGCCCCTTCAAGCAGAGTTGAGACCACAGGCTTTGAAGCCTCTGGTTCATTTCATCATCAAAGGGTCTACCTCCTCAGAGTGGCCGGGTGCTTCCTGCTCTGCGATCTCCCCAGGAGCTGCTCAGGTCAGGGGGGCAAGGCTGGTCTCCCATCCATCACCCAGGGCGGCTTGGGGAGTTAAGCTCAGAGGAGAGGTACGTGCCACTCGAAATCAACAAGCCCACTCTGGGGTGGATAGTGACAGGGACAGACTGCTGTGTTCATAGCAACAGAACTATCACCACTTCTAATATGTATCATAATCAGAAGATCTGCTTTTCCTAAAGCCCCTTAGAGGCTAAAGGGAAACCATTTGGAATTGACCTGACATGCCAGACACAGAGCATCCTCGCCTGGACAGACTGGGGAGGGCTAGTGGCAGGGACCCCCTGGTCTCTTGGCCTTAACTGGGCTCCCCGGTCCCAGGAGGATGGAACCCATGATGGGAACAGGGGCTGGAGCCTGGGTTCGCTGGGGGAAAGAGGATCAGAGTGTCTCAGGGCAAGCCTCATGGAAGAGACATGCCTTTGCATCTCGGTGGCTCATTCCCACCTGAAGTCCTGGCCAACagtttcataaaatttaatattataaggTCTATAAAATTCCCGAAGCTGGTCTATCACTTCAGGATCGATCTGTACATGAGTTCTGCCTTTCGATTTGCCCAGGCATCGGGGCAGGAGGCTTGACTCCGGCTTTTTCAAGCAAGGGAACCCTTTGGTCTTGTTGAAGTAGAAGTGCTTGTCCGTGATGAGCCTCTTGATGCCCAGGAAGTCCTGGACCCGCGCCATCTCGCCGGCCGGGTCGGTGATGAGCCGCTCGCCGCTGACGAAGTGGATCTGGGCCAGCGGGAAGTAGCGCAGCCAGCTCTCCAGGTGCAGCGCGTACATGCCGATGCGGATGGCGTTCCACGACGCGTCCACCAGGCCCAGCGTGCGGTTGCGGAAGGAGAGGCCCTCGAAGGTGGGGATGTCCGGCTTCTTGGAGAGCGTCTGCGTGTAATCGGAGATGGCGCGGGTCACGGGGTTCCGCACCACCACGATCAGCTTGGTGTCCCGCGACATGTTGAAGATCCGTCGAGGGGCCTCTTGAGTGACGAAGTAGCTGGGCGTCTTCTCCAGTGTGATCTGGCGCTCGAGGGTCCGGGGCATCAGGCTCCTGTGGGGTTGGAAACGGCACAGGGTCAGCCAGGGCTCGCCTGGGCTGGGGTCCAGGGAGATCAtctccctccacccagctccCTAGTGGAGACCCCCTCTCTCCTTTTTGATGTTTGAGGCTCCCCTGCTCTCACCTGATGAAGAACCCACTTTAactcttgttgattttttttttaagtctttaacaGTTCGCTTTAAGTCAGGAAACAACCTGCATGACCATCAGTATGGGTTAAACAAATGATGGAATAGCCAATTAATAGAGTTAGGTAGATCTGTGTGTACTGTCATGGAATGATTTCCAAGATTCAGTGCtgaaacgaaaaaaaaaaaaaaaaaagcaagagacagCTGGATCATTTAGGGAGGGATACCAAGAAACCAATAAAAGTATTTGCTTCTGGGGAGGGGCCTTGAGTGGGAGCAGAGCAAGAGGGTCAGGGTAAATGAGAATTACTTTTTATTGTGTAATCTTTCACGCTGCTTggaatttttattgcatttattacGTATTCAAAACATACAAAGGAAGCCACTGAATATTGTTCTTGGAAAAGATAACTTCTccaaatagatgaagaaaatctttttttggaggcagaggtgggggacaGTGTTTTAGAAATGAGTTCTGATGCCTTTTCCTGCTGAAACACATCTGAAACACATCCTTAGTATAAGACTGAAAAAGTAAAGAACTCCAGACTGGGAGGAACCCCAGTTGTAAACTGGCTAAGGCAATATCTCCGTCCTCTACGTTTTAATATCCTGGTTCTGAGATGAATACATTAGCTCacccaagaaattaaaaataaaagcccacatatatgtaaaatacatctacaacaagttccttctgtaaagcacagggaactctatttgATATCTCagagtaacctataatgaaaaagaatatgaaaacgaatacatgcatgtatatgtatgactgaaacattatgctgtacaccagaaactgacacaacatggtaaactcaattaaaaaagaactaacTAGAAACACtgctgaagaaattttaaaagacttaaaaaaccccacagatgTCCAAGCCCCAACCCAGACCAACTGATTAAAAAATTTGGGGTTGGGTAATTTTTTGAAGTGTCTCAGATGATTCCAGTGTGCAGGAAGACTTGCAAACGACCAATACAGCAATCGTCCCTTCCCTACTCCTAACGCTGTGGTTTTTCCCACCCGCAAAGCACATTCCTCTGGGATACTGGCACCTGGTTCTTCTTAGTCCCAGTCCCTATCATCAGCTCTGCTCAGTGACCTGGCCTTGTAGTTCTTTGGTCAaatatctccattttctcttctcttttagcaACTCTTCCTCACGGCCATACCTTAGGTCTTGTCGTTGGAACTGCCCTAATTCTGAAAAGTTCCACTCTAGGGCTCTGTAGAGGGTTGAACCGTGACCCTCTAAAAGATACGTCCACCCAGAACCTTGAATGTGACCTTTTTTGGaaaaaggatctttgcagatggaaGAAAgtgaaggatcttgagatgaggtaATCCTGGATTAGGGTTTCTTGTAAGGAATGTCcttagaagaggagagaagaagagaagagacacacagagCAGGAGGCGATGTGACGGTGAAGGCAGAGCCTCCGGCAAAATAGCTGTAAGCCAGGAAATGACAAGCATTGTTGGCAGCCACCAGGAACTAGGAGAGAAGCATGGCGCCCATTTTTTTACTCGaaaaggaaccaaccctgctgacaatTTGGTTTCCGaattctggcctccaaaactgtgaaagaataaatctccattgttttaagccacccagttggtggtcatttgttatggcGGCCCCAGGAAACTGACACAGACCACACCTTCTTTCTTTCAACTTTCCCCACGGTCTCAGACTCATTATACCCGACCTTCAGATTTATCTGATGCCCTTGATTTCACTTTCCTCTAAACCTTCTCTGGACCCAGTGAATGGCCATTTCAGTAGCATCatcaccttcatcatcatcatcatcatcatcatcaccatcattcatTTCTTCGTACTACTTGCTCTTCCAGTCGTTAATCACGCATCTTTCCAACTTTTCATGTTTTCTAATTCTGTCTCTGGGTTGCCAAATGACAGTAGAGAAAAAATGACAactggattcttttttattttaaattagatttatctattttttttaatggagggactggggattgaacccaggaccttgtgcatgctaagcatgtgctctaccactgagctataccttccccaccctgaattctttatatatttattaattctagCTTCGATTGAGCCCTGAACACTGTTTGATaatcttttatatttgtttttacatGCCCCCCCATCATTATCCTAGTAAGTGTTCCAAATGCTCACCATAAACTCCCAACCCTACTTCTGTCACCTAAGCTGACACATGACTAGTCTCCCACAACTCTGGAAATGTATACGCTGCCTCACCTCAACTtcttcaatctctctctcctccaccttgaCAGTGACTGTATCTCCACCCATCCCGAGCCCCTCCCACTAGTCTCCGAGGACAAGTAGGCAGGGGCTCACCTGCCCACCTGTGTTCTCAGATCCCTTCCCGTCCTGCCTTCCCTGCACCCATCCGTTATGCCCTTGAATCTTCACATTCACTGTGCAGCCGATAAGCTGATACAACGGATATTTTGCTTGTAGGCCCAGGGTCTACGATGGACCCTTATGGGTAGAAGATTTTCGCAGTATTTATTAACACTGAGAaggccatttttaaaattggatctCATTACAAGCAAACAATCACAGGTGCACCTGAATAGAACTCCTTGGCTGGAGTTTTGTAGAAATCGCCTGTGTTATTTTATGACCTTGGCACACAGCGTAATGAGGTGTTGGTCTTTGTGATGACAGTACATGAAATTACATATATGCGACAGTGCACTTCAGCATAAGGACTTTCCAAACTTTATGGGGGTTATTGATATGTAAAGGTCTTCAACACACAAAAGATTGACCCTGACAAGCCACTAAACAGATTTCTCTGCAATTGCCTTTGATAGGCTAAAGAATATCTCCAAGAGAGGAACTGAGGTTGCACCATTTCCCAAGCTTACCTGGCTAAGGAGCAATGATCTTTCGCCAGGAATACCAATTAACATCTCTCTCTGTTACCAGTTTGGAAAATTCTGACCCATCCCGGTGATTGCCAGAGTATCACATTGTTCCCCCAGCCATTCACTGAAGTGAGGTTCCACCCTTCTAATTCTTAACTGGCACATCAGCTACAAAATCAAATTACAAATACTAAGGAAGACACAAACACGAGGCTGTTAATAACATCACACACAGGTCATCACTCCATGTACCTCAGTCAAATGTGTACCTCAGATGTTCTCTATCTCCCCCAAGGGACATCCTTACGTATTTATTTCCCATTAGGTCACTGGAATAGTGTACAGGAGGCCCGTGTGATGATAGCATAAACCAGGACACCGCGTGTCCACCCATCTCCCTGCTCGGTGAGCACATGGTGGGAGGGTTCATTAGATTTTTCCTTAAGGCTCACTTTTTCCTCCTCGTGTCGTTGTTCAAATTTTGCTTTCAGGGGCTAACAAACAGCTGGACTTTCCTCTCACCCTGTGACCCTGTTAAGCTTCAGCCTCCTCGCTTTCCTGTGCAGTTCTGCAAAAAATTACTGAAAGGATCATCTAACACTCACCGTTGGCCTCACCTCCCATCTGTTATTTTAACCTGCTCAGCAACAATTTCCCCTACATCTGGGAACAGCctccagattcttttttttttttttttttaaaggaaccacCACTCCTGCTTTGAATAAAATCTTAGCAGGCCAAGGAGAGGGTGCATGAGCGAAGTCAGGCTAATCAGTGCCAGGGGTGTCATAAAGACAAAATGTACCATGTGGACTGAATCTTCCAACCAGACACAGGAGCCTGGAAGAGCCTCCTTGTTAGTTCCTCTTATCCAGTCCCTTCAGCAGTCTTGGTTCTTGCCCTTCCTGAGACCTGGTTTTCCCACTTTCCTCTGTGTTCTGGGAGTCACTGCACATCCTTCTAAAATGTTTCCCTGCTTTTAGAGTCAGTGTCAGTTTCTGCTGCTGGCAACCCGAGAACTCTGACCTGTCATACAACCTGGCTTCCTCTCTGTGGaagctaccccccccccccactctgtTATAAACCCCACGAGGCAGGGCAGGGTGCACCTTATTTGCATTATGTCCGCAAAGTCTACCAGAGTGCACGGCACAAGTGAAATCTCCATGAATATTTCTGAGGTTTACACAAAGCCAACAACCGGTCTAACCAGGGGTACACTGAAGCCCTCATCCCCCTTCCACATTCTCAGCTCTCTCTGAAAAATTCTAGACCTTCACAGGAGTCTACCTCCTGTTTCTCTTATTCTATGTGATCTTCCTGGATGACCTCATTCCTTCCCCAGCCTTAGGGCTGCCCAGGAGCTGTTGCCTCCTCATAAGTCTGTAACTGCAGGTCCAACTTTCCCACACTCTGGACTGGAATGTTGGACTGAGAGTGGACCAGTATCTCATCTCCACAACCGAACTCACCATTTTCCTCCCCAGTCTTACTTCtctcttttgcctgtttttgtagaCAATATTGCCGTGAATCCGCTCACAAAGCAGAGAAACCTcagtgtcattcttttttttttttttttaacatttttttattgagttatagtcattttacaatgttgtgtcaaattccagtgtagagcgcaatttttcagatatacatGAACCTATAtgtattcattgccacattttttcctctgtgagctaccataaggtcttgtatatatttccctgtgctatacagtataatcttgtttatctgttctacattttgaaatcccagtctgtcccttcccaccccctaccccctaggcaaccagaagtttgtattctatg
This window harbors:
- the HS3ST2 gene encoding heparan sulfate glucosamine 3-O-sulfotransferase 2, which translates into the protein MAYSVLGRAGPPQPRRARRLLFAFTLSLSCTYLCYSLLCCCDDLGRSRLLGAPRCLRGPSAGGQKLLQKSRPCDPPGPTPSEPGAPSAPAGAAAAAPAPRLSSSNHSGSPKLGTKRLPQALIVGVKKGGTRAVLEFIRVHPDVRALGTEPHFFDRNYGRGLDWYRSLMPRTLERQITLEKTPSYFVTQEAPRRIFNMSRDTKLIVVVRNPVTRAISDYTQTLSKKPDIPTFEGLSFRNRTLGLVDASWNAIRIGMYALHLESWLRYFPLAQIHFVSGERLITDPAGEMARVQDFLGIKRLITDKHFYFNKTKGFPCLKKPESSLLPRCLGKSKGRTHVQIDPEVIDQLREFYRPYNIKFYETVGQDFRWE